From a region of the Thiorhodovibrio winogradskyi genome:
- a CDS encoding RibD family protein gives MDASTDTESARRLWALILGASRLVRSGALDPGIQGRFALRDGPAPALERVSAGPEEAAIEWSPRDGWRLTSAPPADPARSLAELYLPLCQPMTKGRLVFAHLGQSIDSCVATACGDSCYVTGDENLRHLHRMRALSDAVLVGTETAACDDPQLTTRMVKGDNAVRIILDRRRRLRADLRVFTDDAADTWLICDHSRLAAPGPVPKRGRLLGVPTRDGRLDLSVLVNTVAELGLRRLFIEGGGATVSAFVAAGLVDRLQVAIAPLLIGGGRAGLSPPTSDLLRNAICPPCRLYRMGRDILYDLDMRHPREGRADQPPSGLERIA, from the coding sequence ATGGACGCGAGCACTGACACCGAGTCGGCGCGGAGGCTGTGGGCGCTGATTCTCGGCGCCTCGCGGTTGGTTCGCTCGGGCGCGCTCGATCCCGGGATCCAGGGCCGTTTCGCACTGCGCGATGGACCCGCGCCCGCACTCGAGCGGGTGTCGGCGGGGCCAGAGGAGGCCGCCATCGAATGGTCACCGCGCGACGGCTGGCGACTGACGTCAGCGCCGCCCGCGGATCCGGCACGCTCCCTGGCTGAACTCTATCTACCACTGTGCCAACCCATGACCAAGGGTCGCCTGGTCTTCGCCCACCTCGGGCAAAGCATCGACAGCTGCGTCGCCACCGCCTGCGGGGACTCCTGTTATGTCACCGGGGATGAGAACCTGCGCCACCTGCACCGCATGCGCGCGCTCTCCGACGCCGTGCTGGTGGGCACCGAGACCGCCGCCTGCGATGACCCCCAACTCACCACACGGATGGTGAAGGGTGACAATGCCGTTCGCATCATTCTTGACCGCCGCCGTCGGCTGCGCGCGGATCTGCGCGTCTTCACCGACGATGCCGCGGACACCTGGCTGATCTGTGACCACAGCCGGCTTGCGGCGCCCGGCCCGGTCCCCAAGCGAGGGCGGCTGCTCGGCGTCCCGACCCGCGATGGTCGGCTGGATCTGAGCGTCCTGGTCAACACAGTCGCCGAGCTTGGCCTGCGCCGCCTGTTCATCGAGGGCGGCGGCGCCACCGTGTCGGCCTTTGTCGCCGCCGGTCTGGTCGATCGCTTGCAGGTCGCCATCGCGCCACTTTTGATTGGCGGCGGGCGCGCCGGCCTGTCGCCACCGACCAGCGACCTGCTGCGCAACGCCATCTGCCCGCCGTGTCGCCTCTATCGCATGGGGCGCGACATCCTCTACGACCTGGACATGCGCCATCCGCGCGAGGGTCGCGCCGATCAACCGCCGAGCGGTCTGGAGCGGATTGCCTGA